The Triticum dicoccoides isolate Atlit2015 ecotype Zavitan chromosome 6A, WEW_v2.0, whole genome shotgun sequence genome has a window encoding:
- the LOC119319379 gene encoding uncharacterized protein LOC119319379, translating into MAMVMENQQPVAQMQLIPAPPRPPPPPPPAPQAYKHHCKVCKKGFMCGRALGGHMRAHGIADDALAAEDAFDDDGGGVGESSEAGSPSPTTAKRMYGLRVNPGRLRNCRVCENCGKEFTSWKSLLDHGRCSFDEDDDLDGSLRSSSPPHNNADEGLDEDDEEEGDLALASGWSKGKRSRRAKVMIAGSSAISEVQQPAPSSEEEDLANCLVMLSSSRVTQPTVHVDADQESSASASKDEERNKLLVPQPLSIIPPMTAQFKFSAPQVVVAQHVPTVPRGLFECKACKKVFTSHQALGGHRASHKKVKGCFAAKLESSRNESTHQQAMASAALHDNTRAIPEAVGDTSTAEGKSGNLDAGKATSVGAGEFVVPAATTEMAIMPIADAAPVAAAFSPFKKKGKVHECSICHRVFTSGQALGGHKRCHWLTSSATDPAKLQPVVPDHLMAAMCHHLTLGRPMFDAADQRILDLNVPTNPSAEAVATRQAAELNDIPLCLNAPASMYVQSWTGHSNASHVNKTGTSSRNDAAAGGGAATEDEADSTSAKRAKVSDLKDMKVAGESLSWLQVGIGISSSENNEKSAQEGA; encoded by the coding sequence ATGGCCATGGTCATGGAGAACCAGCAGCCGGTGGCGCAGATGCAGCTGATCCCGGCACCGCCGCGCCcgcctcctcccccgccgccgGCGCCCCAGGCCTACAAGCACCACTGCAAGGTGTGCAAGAAGGGGTTCATGTGCGGACGGGCGCTCGGCGGGCACATGAGGGCGCACGGGATCGCGGACGACGCGCTAGCCGCCGAGGATGCCTTCGATGATGATGGCGGCGGTGTCGGCGAATCGTCCGAGGCGGGGAGCCCGTCGCCGACGACGGCCAAACGCATGTACGGGCTCCGCGTCAACCCTGGACGGCTACGGAACTGCCGGGTGTGCGAGAACTGCGGGAAGGAGTTCACGTCGTGGAAGTCGTTGCTGGATCATGGAAGGTGCAGCTTTGACGAGGACGATGATTTGGATGGCTCGCTCCGTTCGTCGTCGCCACCGCATAATAACGCCGACGAAGGCTTGgatgaggacgacgaggaggaagggGACCTGGCGTTGGCCTCCGGGTGGTCAAAGGGGAAACGGTCACGCCGCGCCAAGGTGATGATCGCCGGGAGCAGTGCCATATCGGAAGTGCAACAGCCGGCCCCATCAAgcgaggaggaggaccttgccaatTGCCTCGTCATGCTCTCCTCGTCTCGTGTCACGCAACCAACAGTGCATGTGGATGCCGACCAGGAGTCGTCCGCATCAGCGAGCAAGGATGAAGAAAGGAATAAACTCCTGGTGCCACAACCGCTCTCGATCATCCCTCCCATGACAGCACAGTTCAAGTTTTCTGCGCCTCAGGTGGTAGTGGCGCAGCACGTTCCAACCGTCCCACGCGGCTTGTTTGAATGCAAGGCGTGCAAGAAGGTGTTCACCTCACACCAGGCTCTCGGCGGGCACCGTGCCAGCCACAAGAAAGTTAAAGGGTGCTTCGCCGCCAAGCTTGAGAGCAGCCGCAACGAGAGTACCCACCAACAGGCTATGGCATCGGCTGCTCTACACGACAACACCAGGGCCATCCCTGAGGCTGTAGGAGATACCAGCACTGCAGAAGGGAAGTCGGGTAACCTCGATGCCGGCAAGGCGACGAGTGTTGGCGCCGGCGAGTTCGTTGTGCCCGCAGCAACGACGGAAATGGCCATTATGCCGATCGCTGATGCAGCGCCGGTAGCAGCCGCCTTTTCTCCGTTCAAGAAGAAGGGGAAGGTGCACGAATGCTCCATCTGCCACCGCGTGTTCACGTCGGGGCAAGCGCTCGGGGGCCACAAGCGGTGCCACTGGCTCACCTCCAGCGCAACGGACCCCGCCAAGCTCCAGCCCGTCGTTCCCGATCACCTCATGGCGGCCATGTGCCACCACCTCACCCTCGGCCGCCCGATGTTCGACGCGGCGGACCAGCGAATCCTTGATCTCAACGTGCCAACAAATCCGTCGGCTGAGGCGGTCGCCACCAGACAGGCCGCCGAGCTCAACGACATCCCGCTCTGCCTCAACGCGCCGGCGTCCATGTATGTGCAGTCCTGGACGGGGCACAGCAACGCCAGCCACGTGAACAAGACCGGGACGAGCAGCCGCAACGACGCAGCTGCCGGAGGCGGCGCGGCCACGGAGGACGAGGCCGATAGCACCAgtgcgaagagggccaaggtcagCGACCTCAAGGACATGAAGGTGGCCGGAGAGTCGCTGTCGTGGCTGCAGGTTGGCATCGGCATTTCCTCGTCGGAGAACAACGAGAAGAGTGCTCAGGAGGGAGCCTAA
- the LOC119317357 gene encoding uncharacterized protein LOC119317357 isoform X1: MTQHHAMRGGLARSFFAPAARAAAPCCPSPLLLRRALPSVPPAAARRPPLPSPLPPPSIAGKIIKMDEVTQAVENLKSEWSQAVAQLEVCIAAIESCGKMGKGTEEAMSLPRLNGSAQDALQLLNALQCRLDLLAEQLPTFEEVQSGQATLGSWKEQYQRLRATLRSANLQAKVNIGKAAQEERELLLGGGEESTIRRRNLQTKAGMTSAAESITESLRRSRQLMVQEVERSANTLSTFDESTSVLRKAEGEYQGHRSLLMRTRGMLSTMQRQDVLDRIILTIGFLVFSLAVLYVVSRRIGLLTLQRKLADAIRSGSVSAGDILAKVQEGPAPTNAPYDEL, encoded by the exons ATGACCCAGCACCACGCGATGCGAGGAGGGCTAGCACGTTCGTTCTTCGCCCCTGCCGCCAGAGCCGCCGCGCCCTGCTGTCCGTCGCCCCTGCTGCTCCGCCGCGCCTTGCCGTCCGTCCCCCCTGCTGCTGCGCGGCGTccccccctcccctctcccctcccGCCGCCCTCCATTGCTGGCAAG ATAATAAAGATGGACGAGGTCACACAAGCCGTTGAAAACCTGAAAAGTGAATGGAGCCAAGCAGTTGCACAGCTTGAGGTGTGCATTGCTGCAATTGAATCCTGTGGGAAGATGGGGAAAGGGACAGAAGAAGCAATGTCTCTTCCTAGGTTGAACGGTTCTGCACAGGATGCACTGCAATTGCTGAATGCACTGCAatgcaggcttgatcttctggcagAGCAGCTACCCACTTTTGAAGAAGTTCAGTCTGGACAGGCAACCTTAGGATCATGGAAGGAACAGTATCAGCG GCTGCGTGCGACCCTGAGGAGTGCTAACTTACAAGCAAAAGTGAACATTGGAAAAGCTGCTCAAGAAGAG AGGGAGCTTCTTCTGGGAGGTGGAGAAGAGTCCACTATTCGGAGGCGTAATCTCCA GACAAAGGCTGGGATGACATCCGCTGCAGAAAGTATTACTGAGAGCCTCCGTAGGTCTCGGCAGTTGATGGTTCAG GAAGTGGAAAGAAGTGCTAATACCTTGTCAACTTTTG ATGAATCGACAAGTGTTCTCCGAAAGGCTGAAGGTGAGTATCAAGGGCACCGCTCTTTGCTGATGCGCACCCGTGGTATGCTCTCCACGATGCAACGACAAGATGTTCTCGATAG GATCATCCTGACCATTGGGTTCCTCGTGTTCTCCTTGGCGGTTCTCTATGTTGTCTCAAGACGTATTGGCCTGTTGACACTGCAAAGGAAGCTGGCTGATGCTATCAGATCAGGCTCAGTATCAGCTGGAGACATCTTGGCTAAAGTGCAGGAGGGACCTGCCCCAACAAATGCTCCTTATGATGAACTGTGA
- the LOC119317357 gene encoding uncharacterized protein LOC119317357 isoform X2, giving the protein MDEVTQAVENLKSEWSQAVAQLEVCIAAIESCGKMGKGTEEAMSLPRLNGSAQDALQLLNALQCRLDLLAEQLPTFEEVQSGQATLGSWKEQYQRLRATLRSANLQAKVNIGKAAQEERELLLGGGEESTIRRRNLQTKAGMTSAAESITESLRRSRQLMVQEVERSANTLSTFDESTSVLRKAEGEYQGHRSLLMRTRGMLSTMQRQDVLDRIILTIGFLVFSLAVLYVVSRRIGLLTLQRKLADAIRSGSVSAGDILAKVQEGPAPTNAPYDEL; this is encoded by the exons ATGGACGAGGTCACACAAGCCGTTGAAAACCTGAAAAGTGAATGGAGCCAAGCAGTTGCACAGCTTGAGGTGTGCATTGCTGCAATTGAATCCTGTGGGAAGATGGGGAAAGGGACAGAAGAAGCAATGTCTCTTCCTAGGTTGAACGGTTCTGCACAGGATGCACTGCAATTGCTGAATGCACTGCAatgcaggcttgatcttctggcagAGCAGCTACCCACTTTTGAAGAAGTTCAGTCTGGACAGGCAACCTTAGGATCATGGAAGGAACAGTATCAGCG GCTGCGTGCGACCCTGAGGAGTGCTAACTTACAAGCAAAAGTGAACATTGGAAAAGCTGCTCAAGAAGAG AGGGAGCTTCTTCTGGGAGGTGGAGAAGAGTCCACTATTCGGAGGCGTAATCTCCA GACAAAGGCTGGGATGACATCCGCTGCAGAAAGTATTACTGAGAGCCTCCGTAGGTCTCGGCAGTTGATGGTTCAG GAAGTGGAAAGAAGTGCTAATACCTTGTCAACTTTTG ATGAATCGACAAGTGTTCTCCGAAAGGCTGAAGGTGAGTATCAAGGGCACCGCTCTTTGCTGATGCGCACCCGTGGTATGCTCTCCACGATGCAACGACAAGATGTTCTCGATAG GATCATCCTGACCATTGGGTTCCTCGTGTTCTCCTTGGCGGTTCTCTATGTTGTCTCAAGACGTATTGGCCTGTTGACACTGCAAAGGAAGCTGGCTGATGCTATCAGATCAGGCTCAGTATCAGCTGGAGACATCTTGGCTAAAGTGCAGGAGGGACCTGCCCCAACAAATGCTCCTTATGATGAACTGTGA